From the Lolium rigidum isolate FL_2022 chromosome 2, APGP_CSIRO_Lrig_0.1, whole genome shotgun sequence genome, one window contains:
- the LOC124689978 gene encoding dirigent protein 1-like → MPRSLTLMVGSLIIHRAPLCTSSFHTIHSTMAFTTMAPTSRILFLVSLTLALATAPAAARSKQIHLHFYMHDITGGPGQTAMQLVKGPGPAHPSPYMPGAYFGDTTVMDDALTEGPDAASRAVGRAQGSYMLACLKEPALMVSMTVALTGGAYNGSTIAVVGRDDVSAAVRELAVTGGTGAFRKATGHVLWRTAKVESRDHIVLELDVYATVPGAAAASDGQRQAGVMNTTE, encoded by the exons atgccacggtcattgaccttgatggtgggcagcctt ATAATCCACAGAG CTCCATTATGTACTTCATCGTTCCACACGATACACTCTACAATGGCGTTCACGACGATGGCACCAACGTCTCGCATCCTCTTCCTCGTTTCTCTGACCCTCGCCCTGGcaaccgcgccggccgccgcgcggagCAAGCAGATCCACCTGCACTTCTACATGCACGACATCACCGGCGGGCCGGGCCAGACGGCGATGCAGCTCGTGAAGGGTCCCGGCCCGGCGCACCCGTCCCCGTACATGCCGGGCGCGTACTTCGGGGACACGACGGTGATGGACGACGCGCTGACGGAGGGCCCCGACGCGGCGTCGAGGGCCGTCGGGCGCGCCCAGGGCTCGTACATGCTGGCGTGCCTCAAGGAGCCCGCGCTGATGGTGTCCATGACCGTGGCGCTCACGGGCGGCGCCTACAACGGCAGCACCATCGCCGTGGTGGGCCGGGACGACGTCTCCGCGGCGGTCAGGGAGCTCGCCGTCACCGGCGGCACGGGCGCGTTCCGGAAGGCCACGGGGCACGTCCTGTGGCGGACGGCCAAGGTGGAGTCGCGGGACCACATTGTGCTGGAGCTCGACGTCTACGCGACCGTgccgggcgccgctgctgcgagcGACGGGCAGCGTCAGGCCGGCGTCATGAACACTACGGAGTGA